Proteins from a genomic interval of Polaribacter sp. Q13:
- a CDS encoding glycoside hydrolase family 97 catalytic domain-containing protein gives MTKPHGANTKNAKYHIDFAAKHGIPDVLIEGWDKGWDNMEGSWTGYNIFDWKTSTDDFDIKEVTDYGKKKGVRMMMYHETISDIDHYEPAMDSLYKMCKNLGIKTIKVRYTGDVNYDSKKKTYKQHHHGQYMVRHYKKMAQTAAKYGLLIVNHEPIKFTGEQRTYPNLMAREGARGQEYNAWSEGNSPEHGVVLPFTRLLGGPMDYTPGIFKMDVPDRDWSPLDFRVKSTICKQLAYYLTMYSPIQIAADLPENYEGNAAFQFIKDVPTNWSESKVINGKIGDYYTVVRKERNADNWYLGSITDENPRKFKVDLSFLKKNKTYIATIYADAKNAHWLTNPEVFTISKREVSSKDVLEIILAAGGGQAIEFKVVE, from the coding sequence ATAACAAAACCCCATGGAGCCAATACTAAAAATGCAAAATATCATATAGATTTTGCTGCTAAACATGGTATCCCTGATGTATTAATAGAAGGATGGGATAAAGGTTGGGATAATATGGAAGGTTCTTGGACAGGTTATAATATTTTTGATTGGAAGACATCAACAGACGATTTTGATATTAAAGAAGTAACAGATTATGGTAAGAAAAAAGGGGTAAGAATGATGATGTACCATGAAACTATTTCTGATATAGACCATTATGAACCTGCCATGGATTCATTGTATAAAATGTGCAAAAATCTTGGTATAAAGACAATAAAAGTAAGGTATACAGGTGATGTAAATTACGATAGTAAAAAGAAAACATACAAACAACATCATCATGGGCAATATATGGTGCGCCATTATAAAAAAATGGCTCAAACAGCTGCAAAATATGGTTTGTTAATTGTAAATCATGAACCAATTAAATTTACAGGTGAACAAAGAACATATCCTAATTTAATGGCAAGAGAAGGTGCTAGAGGTCAAGAATACAATGCTTGGAGTGAAGGCAACTCTCCGGAGCATGGGGTCGTTTTACCATTTACAAGATTATTAGGTGGGCCCATGGATTATACTCCTGGAATATTTAAAATGGATGTACCTGATCGTGATTGGAGTCCTTTAGATTTTAGAGTAAAATCTACTATATGTAAACAATTGGCATACTATTTAACCATGTACAGCCCTATACAAATAGCTGCAGATTTGCCAGAAAATTATGAAGGCAATGCTGCTTTTCAATTTATAAAAGATGTACCTACAAATTGGTCTGAAAGTAAAGTTATTAATGGTAAAATTGGAGATTATTATACTGTAGTTCGTAAAGAAAGAAATGCAGACAATTGGTATTTAGGAAGTATTACTGATGAAAATCCAAGGAAATTTAAGGTCGATTTATCATTTTTAAAGAAAAACAAAACTTACATAGCAACTATTTATGCAGATGCTAAAAATGCTCATTGGCTAACAAACCCAGAAGTATTTACAATTTCTAAAAGAGAAGTTTCTTCTAAAGATGTATTAGAAATTATTTTAGCAGCAGGTGGCGGACAAGCTATAGAATTTAAAGTAGTTGAATAA
- a CDS encoding T9SS type A sorting domain-containing protein: MRNRKYFSKKIIVAVITVFSCALNVAAQNSGTPFFEKIRTERVVSDQSVTWVNFAPGTSGYCEEFWCHPTDTNVMFSGPDMHAAFGTWDNGVTWQTLKDSDGTGVDMRRVIDIKFSLQNPDFGIAFANDQTGRSTSGKIYETNDRGRTWNLNSTMGKSHSKLAIHPTNDNIWFLGAGDFWNAKENSRSLAKPNGEKTSRSVYGYVWKTTDRGVSWKKVAKGLSNDLDVGRIIFNPGSPENMIMATNYGIYTSADTGETWTDNATGLPNNLPRDLTSHYDASTGDFTLYLVEQSVYTENGSNSIDTSGGVYKSINNGLTWTNITGDLGIDFQVVTDWTSRDKYKRSVSHWLGIPKNNLDSIAYASNIIPVFSMIVVNPLNKNEIYIAQKTKHGYGFGPGDLWKTTNGGSTWFPCARQGKYWVAKEDQTYWNNKTGLSTTADNIDFAHLQNYMNDQRSISGTRMLAINANGDVFTGIDQQTLRSNNNGTSWTQIDDEEVAPDVWKGRGNTALPGRFMLHETGVTGRRLLCSGEHGLFQTTGTDIANWTNTGAVNIAQIEGQHFDFGGYKSAHSVASVAVHPNNPNTIFALMDRQTHRGMLRKSTDAGQTWTNIATIFEGTSNVSSTVAPQHSLMIDPVNPSNMYFTAIYKQIAGVGGGTSPALTKGKYGVNRSNDGGLTWNVSNAGLPAGASVNRIAMHPDNSETIFAALSQWSNSDPGGLYKSTDGAVNWTKVVIPSVIKSVNNIFIDRNTKHMFISTGSRSGAMNSGGVWRSIDNGVNWELIFEAPYVWQTETSPINSNIITISVASQIPNMADNFKNPGAYISVDAGATWTKINKGLAHSDRITDIKPDPYNENIIWSAGWGSGWYKAVIDVNTLAVNDIRENSKTIKLFPNPTTQGILNIHGFTAEEDVNYTIVDALGKTHTTGFLNQNKVNVSVLKKGMYIISLSNKVKNVSYKFIKN, from the coding sequence ATGAGAAACAGAAAATATTTTTCAAAAAAAATAATCGTTGCTGTAATAACAGTGTTTTCGTGTGCTCTAAATGTAGCTGCTCAAAATAGTGGAACTCCTTTTTTTGAAAAAATAAGAACAGAACGTGTTGTGTCAGATCAAAGCGTAACTTGGGTAAACTTTGCGCCTGGAACTTCTGGTTATTGCGAAGAGTTTTGGTGTCATCCAACGGATACAAATGTGATGTTTAGTGGCCCAGATATGCATGCGGCTTTTGGTACTTGGGATAACGGAGTAACCTGGCAAACGCTAAAAGACAGCGATGGTACAGGTGTAGATATGCGTCGTGTAATTGATATCAAATTCTCCTTACAAAACCCTGATTTTGGAATTGCTTTTGCAAACGATCAAACGGGAAGAAGCACTAGCGGTAAAATTTATGAAACTAATGACAGAGGTAGAACTTGGAATCTTAATTCTACAATGGGTAAATCTCATTCAAAATTAGCAATTCATCCTACCAACGATAATATATGGTTTTTAGGAGCTGGAGATTTTTGGAATGCAAAAGAGAATAGCAGAAGTTTAGCAAAGCCTAATGGCGAAAAAACTTCTAGGTCTGTTTATGGTTACGTATGGAAAACAACAGATCGTGGTGTTTCATGGAAAAAAGTTGCTAAAGGTTTATCGAATGATTTAGATGTAGGTCGAATTATTTTCAATCCTGGTAGTCCAGAAAATATGATTATGGCCACTAATTATGGTATATATACAAGTGCTGATACAGGCGAGACTTGGACGGATAACGCTACGGGACTTCCAAATAATTTACCCAGAGATTTAACATCGCATTATGATGCCAGTACTGGAGATTTTACACTTTATTTAGTGGAACAATCTGTATATACAGAAAATGGAAGTAACTCTATTGATACAAGCGGAGGTGTTTATAAAAGTATAAATAACGGGTTAACGTGGACTAATATTACCGGAGATTTGGGTATTGATTTTCAAGTTGTAACAGATTGGACTTCTCGTGACAAGTATAAAAGGTCGGTTTCACACTGGCTTGGTATTCCAAAAAACAACTTAGATAGTATAGCATATGCTTCAAATATTATACCTGTTTTTAGTATGATTGTTGTAAATCCGCTTAATAAAAATGAAATTTATATCGCACAGAAAACAAAGCACGGTTATGGTTTTGGTCCTGGAGATTTATGGAAAACTACAAACGGAGGATCTACTTGGTTTCCTTGTGCAAGACAGGGTAAATATTGGGTAGCCAAAGAAGATCAAACCTATTGGAATAATAAAACTGGATTGAGTACAACTGCAGATAATATCGATTTTGCTCATTTGCAGAATTATATGAACGATCAAAGATCTATTTCAGGTACTAGAATGCTTGCAATTAATGCCAACGGAGATGTTTTTACAGGTATAGATCAGCAAACCTTGCGTTCTAATAATAATGGTACTAGTTGGACACAGATTGATGACGAAGAGGTTGCACCAGACGTATGGAAAGGTAGAGGTAATACAGCACTTCCTGGTCGATTTATGTTACATGAAACAGGTGTTACAGGAAGAAGACTTTTATGTAGTGGCGAGCATGGTTTATTTCAAACTACTGGTACAGATATTGCAAATTGGACAAATACAGGAGCCGTAAATATAGCGCAAATTGAAGGACAGCATTTTGATTTTGGAGGTTATAAATCTGCACATTCGGTAGCCTCGGTTGCTGTTCATCCCAATAATCCAAATACTATTTTTGCGTTAATGGATCGTCAAACACATAGAGGTATGTTACGAAAATCTACCGATGCCGGACAAACGTGGACTAATATTGCTACAATTTTTGAAGGTACTAGTAACGTGTCTTCAACGGTAGCTCCGCAGCATTCGCTAATGATAGATCCGGTAAATCCAAGCAATATGTATTTTACGGCTATCTATAAGCAAATAGCTGGAGTTGGAGGCGGTACAAGTCCTGCTTTAACAAAAGGAAAATATGGCGTTAATAGATCTAATGATGGAGGTCTTACCTGGAATGTTAGTAATGCTGGTTTGCCAGCTGGAGCAAGTGTAAATAGAATTGCCATGCATCCAGATAATTCAGAAACTATTTTTGCAGCTTTAAGTCAGTGGAGTAATTCGGATCCTGGTGGATTATACAAATCTACAGATGGAGCAGTAAATTGGACGAAAGTTGTAATTCCTTCAGTAATAAAATCTGTTAATAATATCTTTATTGATAGAAATACAAAACATATGTTTATTTCTACGGGTTCTAGATCTGGAGCAATGAATTCTGGTGGGGTTTGGAGAAGTATTGACAACGGTGTTAATTGGGAACTAATATTCGAAGCGCCATATGTATGGCAAACAGAAACGTCTCCAATCAACTCAAATATAATAACAATATCAGTAGCGTCTCAAATACCAAACATGGCAGATAATTTTAAAAACCCAGGCGCTTATATATCTGTTGATGCTGGTGCAACTTGGACTAAGATAAATAAAGGTTTGGCACATTCTGATAGAATTACAGATATAAAACCAGATCCGTATAACGAAAACATTATTTGGTCTGCCGGTTGGGGTAGTGGTTGGTACAAAGCAGTTATAGATGTAAATACTTTAGCTGTTAATGATATTCGTGAAAATAGCAAAACAATAAAATTATTTCCAAATCCTACAACACAAGGTATTCTAAATATTCATGGTTTTACAGCTGAAGAAGATGTAAACTATACGATTGTAGATGCTTTAGGGAAAACACATACAACTGGTTTTTTAAATCAAAATAAAGTAAATGTTTCTGTCCTTAAAAAGGGAATGTATATAATATCTCTGTCCAATAAGGTGAAAAATGTTTCGTATAAATTTATAAAGAATTAG
- a CDS encoding family 43 glycosylhydrolase, producing the protein MKIHKLFYFVIVTFLMASCGNKQKEAKVSNKLSNQAISVDVIVPEHGMADPHAWVENGRVYIICGHDESWDATSSFPMDRWEVWSTDDLINWKHHRNILPSDTYIGDKPNCWAGDVCERDGKYYWFFSNRNIDTGVMVADSITGEYKDLLGKPLLPKGIVPVHPYDPEIFIEDDVYTICFGVGTYYMSTLAKDMKSLDTNPKKIIVKDKKGNISRTDDKPTLFKRNDWYYLVYGSRYSMSKNLYGPYELQGAFLSGGHTSFFDWKGQKYVLQENHDISAFYRGASLKPVNFNADGTIIIPKTDRMYPAPGRPFEFKNSTMGWKALSGTDLSFKDGKLVGNLSEKNALIRSAPWLYTDTRLCSEVIFNIKNNSNAKELKFSIYTRNEKEDGFWAVGTDPVDWSQQQWITIPISSNDTDFKTYKVQLSEFKNIENRLMQIAMQPASDSNSGYWELNEVIIK; encoded by the coding sequence ATGAAAATTCACAAACTGTTTTATTTTGTAATAGTAACTTTTTTGATGGCATCCTGCGGTAATAAGCAAAAGGAAGCCAAAGTGTCTAATAAATTAAGTAATCAAGCGATTAGTGTAGATGTAATTGTGCCAGAACATGGTATGGCAGATCCACATGCTTGGGTAGAAAATGGTCGTGTTTATATTATTTGTGGTCATGATGAATCTTGGGATGCAACTTCTTCTTTTCCTATGGATAGATGGGAAGTTTGGTCTACCGATGATTTAATAAATTGGAAACATCATCGTAATATTTTGCCTTCAGATACGTATATCGGTGATAAACCCAACTGTTGGGCGGGAGATGTTTGCGAAAGAGATGGCAAGTATTATTGGTTCTTTTCAAACAGAAATATAGATACAGGCGTCATGGTTGCCGACTCAATTACCGGGGAATATAAAGACTTGTTGGGTAAACCATTATTGCCAAAAGGCATTGTACCTGTACATCCGTATGATCCAGAAATTTTTATTGAAGATGATGTATACACCATTTGTTTTGGTGTAGGTACTTATTATATGTCCACTTTAGCAAAGGATATGAAATCTTTAGATACCAATCCAAAGAAAATTATTGTTAAAGATAAAAAAGGAAATATTTCTAGAACAGATGATAAACCTACTTTATTTAAGCGAAACGATTGGTATTATTTGGTATATGGAAGTAGATATTCAATGTCTAAAAACTTATATGGACCTTATGAACTTCAAGGTGCTTTTTTAAGTGGTGGACACACTAGTTTCTTTGATTGGAAAGGGCAAAAATATGTGCTGCAAGAAAATCATGATATTTCTGCATTTTATAGAGGAGCAAGTTTAAAACCAGTTAATTTTAATGCTGATGGAACCATAATAATTCCTAAGACAGATAGAATGTATCCAGCTCCGGGAAGACCCTTTGAATTTAAAAACAGTACCATGGGATGGAAAGCTTTAAGCGGTACAGATCTTTCTTTTAAAGACGGAAAATTAGTAGGTAATCTGTCAGAAAAGAATGCCCTTATTAGAAGTGCACCTTGGTTGTATACGGATACAAGATTGTGTTCTGAAGTTATTTTTAACATCAAAAATAATAGTAATGCCAAAGAATTAAAATTTTCAATTTATACACGTAATGAAAAGGAAGATGGTTTTTGGGCTGTTGGCACAGATCCTGTAGATTGGTCTCAGCAACAATGGATTACTATTCCTATTTCTTCTAATGATACCGATTTTAAAACGTATAAAGTCCAGTTATCAGAATTTAAGAATATAGAAAATAGGTTAATGCAAATAGCGATGCAACCAGCATCAGATAGTAATTCTGGTTATTGGGAGTTAAATGAAGTTATAATCAAATAA
- a CDS encoding sulfatase, translated as MAFNNIDKKLLLIIIIASTIFFNITETSAQKKNIIFLLADDAGYHDFGFHGSKYFKTPNLDKLAKQGVLFKEAYTTAAVCGPSRAGFITGMYQQRYGIEDNNVPGYMSQSSKLLGDDMGLPLHIKTIANYLKPQGYKSVIFGKWHLGGNDEYNPLYRGFDEFYGFRGGARSFYALSQKEAAEKRLDRWEKGLGVFEEPKKYLTDEIADEACDFIDRNKKNPFFMYVSFNAVHTPLEAEQQDLDQFPNLKGKRKKLAAMTFAMDRACGRILDKLKELGLDENTLVVFANDNGGPDGSNTSNYPLSGCKSNHLEGGIRVPCIIKLPNVVTPNTVYEEPISMLDMLPTFVNVAQGDASKIKGLDGVDLIPFITGKNKKVPHEMLFWKKENRGVVRKGDWKMLRFPDRPAELYNIKKDITENNNLAYKYPDKVREMFKDLWNWESELERPLWQLKRVYEVNAMKRMDVKRDPILDK; from the coding sequence ATGGCATTCAATAATATTGACAAGAAGCTATTATTAATTATAATAATAGCCAGTACTATTTTCTTTAACATAACAGAAACATCAGCTCAAAAAAAGAACATTATTTTTCTTTTGGCAGATGATGCAGGTTATCATGATTTTGGTTTTCATGGAAGTAAATATTTTAAGACTCCAAACTTAGATAAATTAGCTAAACAAGGAGTTCTTTTTAAAGAAGCATATACTACAGCTGCTGTTTGTGGCCCTTCTAGAGCAGGCTTTATTACAGGAATGTATCAACAAAGATATGGTATAGAAGATAATAATGTGCCTGGTTATATGAGTCAGTCTTCAAAATTATTGGGAGATGATATGGGGCTTCCATTGCATATTAAAACAATTGCGAATTATTTAAAACCACAGGGTTATAAATCTGTGATTTTTGGGAAATGGCATTTGGGAGGAAATGACGAGTATAACCCTTTATATAGAGGTTTCGATGAGTTTTATGGCTTTAGAGGTGGAGCAAGAAGTTTTTATGCATTATCACAAAAAGAAGCAGCAGAAAAGCGATTAGACAGATGGGAAAAAGGATTAGGAGTATTTGAAGAACCTAAAAAATATTTAACAGATGAAATTGCAGATGAAGCTTGTGATTTTATAGATAGAAATAAGAAGAATCCTTTTTTTATGTATGTTTCTTTTAATGCAGTTCACACACCTCTTGAGGCAGAACAACAAGATTTAGATCAATTTCCAAATTTGAAAGGGAAACGTAAAAAATTAGCAGCCATGACATTTGCTATGGATAGAGCCTGCGGGAGAATTTTAGACAAACTAAAAGAATTAGGTTTGGATGAAAATACGTTGGTTGTTTTTGCTAATGATAATGGTGGTCCAGATGGTTCAAACACTTCTAATTATCCTTTAAGCGGATGTAAATCTAATCATTTAGAAGGCGGAATTAGAGTTCCATGTATTATAAAACTACCAAATGTAGTTACACCAAATACAGTTTACGAAGAACCTATTAGTATGTTAGATATGTTGCCAACTTTTGTAAACGTTGCTCAAGGAGATGCATCAAAAATTAAAGGATTAGATGGAGTAGATTTAATTCCTTTTATTACAGGGAAGAATAAAAAGGTACCGCATGAAATGTTGTTTTGGAAAAAAGAAAATAGAGGTGTTGTTAGAAAAGGTGATTGGAAAATGCTACGTTTTCCTGATAGACCAGCAGAATTATATAACATTAAAAAAGACATTACAGAAAACAACAATTTAGCCTATAAATATCCCGATAAAGTAAGAGAAATGTTTAAAGATTTATGGAATTGGGAAAGTGAGTTAGAAAGACCTCTTTGGCAATTAAAACGTGTTTATGAAGTAAATGCTATGAAACGTATGGACGTAAAAAGAGACCCAATCTTAGATAAATAA
- a CDS encoding glycoside hydrolase family 3 N-terminal domain-containing protein, which yields MKKEIVFLVLLMSSVFLVAQGKLNSSFSTPEIDSQVESILSKMTMDEKIAQITGTRIRELMVDGKLSLDKCREVIPNGIGHFCQFSTGQALNPEELRDLVREIQHYLTTETRLKIPAIFHEEAITGFATMGATTFPQQIGIGCSWNPGLVERNTNSTRQNMRAAGATFALSPMLDLSRTAHWNRHQESYGEDAYLTSRLGVAFVEGLQGDDLKTGVAATVKHFAGYGTKNNEEKVLYEEYLMPHEACIKIAGAKSVMPSYGKYKSLAVTANPMMLDQMLRREIGFDGLIVSDYGAVNLIYKGHKQAKSSSMAGAMAINAGVDVELATPIAFPLLPEAIKDGLITEKEINIAVKRSLIMKARLGLLEENPQIGKDGVLDFDPPEFRKLAYEAAAQSIVLLKNNGILPLKSDVKKIALVGPNAATTQGLLGDYTYQAMRAFWKSEEYDPLNPKLVTLKEGLENALGNTVEIEHERGCDWSAGLEAKIDKSGFGDSRLGKLKLLTVKGLPQPDLNNALKIANESDVIIAAVGENIALNGEGRKRKGIGLPGEQEAFVEKLLATGKPVILVLFGGRQQVIDKLEGRCAAIINAWLPGEEGGNAIADILTGKVNPSAKLNVTYPNSQKKEEVNYQNGYAVNNQPLYPFGYGLSYTNYTYSNFKMKSKVKLTDDRFSISFTLKNSGKKEGTEIVQLYVSPVDKSSTMKPIQLKGFQRVSLKSGESKKVTFNVSPQQLVQYKKGKWIIEGGTYEFKIAASSTDIRLKGKVTLKGEDLILSNGREVFFSKSEIN from the coding sequence ATGAAGAAGGAAATAGTTTTTTTAGTTTTATTGATGAGTTCAGTTTTCCTTGTTGCTCAGGGAAAATTGAACTCATCATTCAGTACTCCTGAAATAGATTCTCAAGTAGAATCGATATTGTCTAAAATGACAATGGATGAGAAAATTGCTCAAATAACAGGAACTCGTATTAGAGAGTTAATGGTAGATGGAAAATTGTCATTAGATAAATGTAGAGAAGTAATTCCAAACGGAATAGGGCATTTTTGTCAGTTTTCTACGGGTCAAGCATTAAATCCTGAAGAATTAAGAGATCTAGTTAGAGAAATTCAGCATTATTTAACAACAGAAACAAGGTTGAAAATTCCTGCTATTTTTCATGAAGAAGCAATTACAGGATTTGCAACGATGGGAGCCACCACTTTTCCGCAACAAATTGGTATTGGATGTTCTTGGAATCCAGGATTGGTAGAAAGAAATACAAATTCTACAAGACAAAACATGAGAGCTGCTGGAGCAACGTTTGCATTATCGCCAATGTTAGATTTAAGTAGAACTGCACATTGGAACCGTCATCAAGAAAGTTATGGAGAAGATGCGTATTTAACATCTCGTTTAGGTGTTGCTTTTGTTGAAGGTTTACAAGGAGATGATTTAAAAACGGGTGTTGCTGCAACCGTAAAACATTTTGCGGGTTATGGTACTAAAAACAATGAAGAAAAGGTTTTATATGAAGAGTATTTAATGCCTCATGAAGCTTGTATAAAAATTGCAGGGGCAAAAAGTGTAATGCCTTCTTATGGAAAATATAAATCTTTGGCAGTAACAGCGAACCCTATGATGTTAGACCAAATGTTGCGTAGAGAAATTGGTTTTGATGGGTTAATAGTTAGTGATTATGGCGCCGTGAATTTAATTTACAAAGGACATAAGCAAGCAAAATCCTCTTCTATGGCTGGTGCAATGGCGATAAATGCTGGTGTTGATGTAGAATTGGCAACACCAATTGCATTTCCATTATTACCGGAAGCTATTAAAGATGGATTGATTACTGAAAAAGAAATTAACATTGCCGTAAAAAGGTCTTTAATAATGAAAGCTAGATTAGGATTGTTAGAAGAGAATCCTCAAATAGGTAAAGATGGTGTATTAGATTTTGATCCGCCAGAATTTAGAAAACTAGCCTATGAAGCTGCAGCTCAATCTATTGTTTTGTTAAAAAATAATGGAATTTTACCTTTAAAAAGCGATGTTAAAAAAATAGCTTTAGTAGGTCCAAATGCAGCTACAACACAAGGTTTGTTAGGCGATTATACGTACCAAGCCATGAGAGCTTTTTGGAAAAGTGAAGAGTACGATCCTTTAAATCCGAAATTAGTAACCCTTAAAGAAGGATTGGAAAATGCATTGGGTAATACAGTAGAAATTGAGCACGAACGTGGTTGTGATTGGAGTGCTGGTTTAGAAGCAAAAATTGATAAAAGTGGTTTTGGAGATAGTCGATTAGGTAAGTTAAAACTGTTAACTGTAAAAGGCTTGCCACAACCAGATTTAAATAATGCTCTAAAAATCGCGAACGAAAGTGATGTAATTATAGCGGCAGTAGGAGAGAATATTGCCTTGAATGGAGAAGGTAGAAAAAGAAAGGGAATAGGACTTCCTGGAGAACAAGAAGCTTTTGTAGAGAAATTATTGGCTACTGGAAAGCCTGTTATTTTAGTTTTATTTGGAGGAAGACAGCAAGTAATAGATAAATTAGAAGGCAGATGTGCAGCAATTATAAATGCTTGGTTGCCGGGTGAAGAAGGCGGAAATGCAATTGCAGATATTTTAACGGGTAAAGTAAATCCTTCTGCAAAATTAAATGTGACGTATCCTAATTCTCAGAAAAAAGAAGAAGTAAATTATCAAAATGGTTATGCTGTAAATAATCAACCTTTATATCCTTTTGGTTATGGTTTGTCTTATACCAATTATACCTACAGTAATTTTAAAATGAAATCGAAAGTAAAATTGACTGACGATCGTTTTTCAATTTCATTTACGCTAAAAAATTCAGGTAAAAAAGAGGGAACAGAAATAGTACAATTATATGTTTCTCCGGTTGATAAATCATCAACAATGAAACCAATTCAATTAAAAGGTTTTCAAAGAGTTTCTTTAAAATCGGGAGAAAGTAAAAAAGTAACATTTAACGTTTCTCCACAACAATTAGTTCAATATAAAAAAGGGAAATGGATTATTGAAGGTGGTACCTATGAATTTAAAATAGCTGCTTCATCAACAGACATTCGTTTAAAAGGAAAAGTAACATTAAAAGGAGAAGATTTAATACTCAGTAATGGTAGAGAAGTATTCTTTTCAAAAAGTGAAATAAACTAA
- a CDS encoding arylsulfatase: protein MKNVLKYLLIALFVFSACKEAKKENVTSETKKPNVVVIYMDDLGYGDLSAYGATELKTSNIDVLANDGIKFTNGYATSATCTPSRYGLLTGVYPWRNPKAKILPGSAPLIITTEQETLPKMFKRAGYQTGIVGKWHLGLGAGNLNWNEHISPGPNEVGFEDAYILAATQDRVPTVYINNGFVDGLDPKDPISVSYKKNFEGEPTGLDNPELTTMKWHHGHNNSIVNGIPRIGYMKGGDAAKWVDTEMADHFLKKAQNYVKTHKEKPFFLYYALQQPHVPRTPHPRFVGKSGLGPRGDVILEADYMVGEFMKTLKEEGVLENTIIVFSSDNGPVLQDGYFDDAIEKLGKHTPAGKLRGGKYSLFDAGTRVPFMVYWKGKIKPQVSEALVCQVDLLASFASLLDVKAEVNDSQNMMSEFLGKSDKGRDNIVLEAGSKTSFRSGDWVMIPPYKGAAMSWHSFVETGVKTEFQLYNLKEDVGQKNNLAVKNPEKLKELLAEFVKIRGEKYSNIKK, encoded by the coding sequence ATGAAAAACGTATTAAAATACTTATTGATTGCACTATTTGTATTTTCCGCTTGTAAAGAAGCTAAAAAGGAAAATGTAACATCAGAAACTAAAAAACCAAATGTAGTTGTCATTTATATGGACGACTTAGGTTACGGAGATTTAAGCGCTTATGGTGCTACAGAATTAAAGACATCAAATATAGATGTTTTGGCAAATGACGGAATTAAATTTACCAACGGATACGCAACTTCTGCAACGTGTACACCAAGTAGATATGGATTGTTAACAGGTGTTTATCCTTGGAGAAACCCTAAGGCAAAAATATTACCAGGGTCTGCTCCATTAATTATTACTACCGAGCAAGAAACATTGCCCAAAATGTTTAAAAGAGCAGGGTATCAAACTGGTATTGTTGGTAAATGGCATTTAGGTTTAGGTGCAGGAAATTTAAATTGGAATGAACATATTTCTCCAGGACCCAATGAAGTTGGTTTTGAAGATGCATATATTTTAGCAGCAACACAAGATCGTGTACCAACAGTTTATATTAACAATGGTTTTGTAGATGGTTTAGATCCTAAAGATCCAATTTCAGTAAGTTATAAAAAGAATTTTGAAGGAGAACCTACAGGTTTAGATAATCCTGAATTAACAACTATGAAATGGCACCATGGTCATAACAATAGTATTGTAAACGGTATTCCAAGAATTGGATATATGAAAGGTGGAGATGCTGCAAAATGGGTAGACACAGAAATGGCAGATCACTTTTTAAAGAAAGCGCAGAATTATGTAAAAACCCATAAAGAAAAGCCATTCTTTTTATATTATGCTTTGCAACAACCACATGTGCCAAGAACTCCACATCCTCGTTTTGTAGGTAAATCTGGATTAGGACCAAGAGGAGATGTTATTTTAGAGGCAGATTATATGGTGGGTGAATTTATGAAAACCTTAAAAGAAGAAGGTGTTTTAGAAAATACAATCATTGTTTTTTCTAGTGATAATGGCCCTGTTTTACAAGATGGTTATTTTGATGATGCAATAGAAAAATTAGGAAAACATACACCAGCAGGTAAATTAAGAGGAGGAAAGTATAGTTTATTTGATGCAGGTACAAGAGTTCCTTTTATGGTGTATTGGAAAGGTAAAATTAAGCCACAAGTATCAGAAGCTTTGGTTTGTCAGGTAGATTTATTAGCCTCTTTTGCAAGTTTATTAGATGTGAAAGCAGAGGTAAATGATAGTCAAAATATGATGTCTGAATTTTTAGGAAAAAGCGATAAAGGAAGAGATAATATTGTTTTAGAAGCAGGTTCAAAAACTTCTTTTAGATCAGGAGATTGGGTAATGATTCCGCCATACAAAGGAGCTGCAATGAGCTGGCATTCTTTTGTTGAAACAGGGGTTAAAACTGAATTTCAATTATACAATTTAAAAGAGGATGTAGGTCAGAAAAATAATTTAGCGGTTAAGAATCCAGAAAAATTGAAAGAATTATTAGCAGAATTTGTGAAAATTAGAGGAGAAAAGTATTCTAATATTAAAAAGTAA